Proteins encoded in a region of the Puniceibacterium sp. IMCC21224 genome:
- a CDS encoding flagellar hook capping FlgD N-terminal domain-containing protein: MELTQIPPAYSATKSMTTTKQATEASGSTTLSSDFETFLRMLTVQMQNQDPLNPVDSSDYAVQLATFSSVEQQVLTNDLLSSLSSALTGGSMQKLSGWIGMEALARAPVEFAGSPVNLRPEFASGADAAVLVVRDASGATVQRLTLDLSEDSAQWAGVDDSGTLYPAGIYRFDVESYQNDSLVDTTIAPVFSRIEEARISGDVVLLRLSDGTELESSLVTGLRASD; encoded by the coding sequence ATGGAACTGACCCAGATCCCCCCCGCCTATAGCGCCACCAAATCCATGACGACCACGAAACAGGCAACGGAGGCCTCTGGCTCGACCACGCTGAGTTCGGATTTCGAGACGTTTCTGCGCATGCTGACCGTTCAGATGCAGAATCAAGATCCTCTGAACCCGGTCGATTCCTCGGATTACGCAGTGCAATTGGCAACATTCTCGTCGGTTGAGCAGCAGGTGTTGACCAACGATCTGCTCAGTAGCCTGAGCTCGGCACTGACTGGCGGCTCCATGCAGAAACTTTCGGGATGGATCGGAATGGAAGCGTTGGCCCGTGCGCCGGTCGAATTCGCGGGTAGTCCGGTCAATTTGCGTCCCGAATTTGCCTCTGGGGCCGACGCGGCGGTGCTTGTGGTGCGCGATGCGTCTGGCGCCACAGTACAGAGGCTGACACTCGATCTCTCAGAGGATTCAGCGCAATGGGCCGGTGTCGATGACAGCGGCACACTCTATCCCGCAGGAATCTACCGGTTTGATGTGGAAAGCTACCAGAACGACAGCCTGGTAGATACGACTATCGCGCCGGTTTTCAGCCGGATCGAAGAGGCGCGGATCAGCGGTGATGTCGTACTCTTGCGGCTATCGGATGGCACAGAACTCGAATCGTCACTGGTAACAGGCTTGCGTGCGTCAGACTGA
- a CDS encoding cyclodeaminase, with protein sequence MPDDIRILTEADLRKAVTLDLGLVDVIERAFVALAQGGVVMPPVLSMDLATQNGEVDIKTACIPGFDSFAIKISTGFFGNAALGLPSLSGLMVVFSAHTGQVRAVLLDNGYLTDLRTAAAGAVAARHLAPADVSTAGVIGTGLQARLQMQAAHLVRPFTQALVWGRDADKAALCADDLSRTLGIPAQAVVDAEELVMRSQLVITTTPARAPVLQAEWLHPGLHVTAMGADAPDKNEIAPQALVRADLYAADRLSQVEVLGEFRSALAAGLWTKAPPPELGTIIVGQVPGRVDQQAITIADLTGTGAQDTAIASHVLGQSVRIDTTARHLSD encoded by the coding sequence ATGCCGGATGACATCCGCATCCTGACCGAGGCTGACCTGCGCAAGGCGGTCACGCTTGATCTCGGGCTGGTCGATGTGATCGAACGGGCGTTTGTGGCGCTGGCGCAGGGCGGCGTGGTTATGCCGCCGGTGCTGTCAATGGACCTTGCCACGCAGAACGGCGAGGTGGATATCAAGACCGCCTGCATCCCCGGCTTTGACAGTTTTGCGATCAAGATCAGCACCGGTTTCTTTGGCAATGCCGCGCTGGGCCTGCCCAGCCTGAGCGGGCTGATGGTGGTGTTTTCTGCACACACTGGTCAGGTTCGGGCGGTGCTGCTCGACAATGGCTATCTGACGGATCTGCGGACTGCCGCCGCTGGTGCCGTGGCAGCGCGACATTTGGCCCCGGCAGACGTCTCTACGGCGGGCGTGATCGGGACCGGTCTGCAAGCACGATTGCAGATGCAAGCGGCACATCTGGTCCGCCCGTTCACTCAGGCGCTGGTCTGGGGACGGGACGCCGACAAGGCCGCGCTCTGCGCCGATGATCTGTCTCGCACTCTTGGCATCCCCGCCCAAGCCGTGGTCGATGCGGAGGAGCTCGTCATGCGGTCGCAGCTTGTGATCACGACCACTCCGGCCCGCGCACCGGTTCTTCAGGCGGAATGGCTGCATCCGGGATTGCATGTCACCGCCATGGGCGCCGACGCGCCGGACAAGAACGAGATAGCGCCACAGGCGCTTGTCCGCGCCGACCTCTACGCGGCGGACCGGCTGTCACAGGTCGAAGTCCTGGGTGAATTTCGATCCGCGCTGGCGGCCGGCCTCTGGACCAAAGCGCCGCCGCCAGAACTCGGTACGATCATTGTTGGCCAGGTGCCGGGCCGAGTTGATCAACAGGCGATCACGATCGCCGATCTGACTGGCACCGGCGCTCAGGACACGGCCATAGCCAGCCACGTCCTTGGCCAGTCGGTTCGAATTGATACGACGGCTCGCCACTTGTCGGACTGA
- the eutB gene encoding hydroxyectoine utilization dehydratase EutB, which produces MTTPTPLVTPADILRAAHVLRGVADNTPMVPSPYMQTTYGQPFWLKLETAQPIGAFKLRGAVNAVATLPDTVTGVTCCSTGNHGRGVAWAAARTGLRAVICMSALVPQTKIDGIRALGAEVRITGTSQDDAQAECLRLVAQEGLVEIPPFDDPNVIAGQGTIGFEMLRQVPDLETLLVPLSGGGLAAGVACAAKALKPGIRLVGVSMDRGAAMEQSIRAGHPVGVTEVASLADSLGGGIGAGNRLTLPMCRDFLDDVVLVSEDEIYRALQTLFYEERIIAEGASVVGIAAVQAGKVAPSGPLGTILTGRNLDMPMLSRIVTGQDVTLGDVTIKGSAYAG; this is translated from the coding sequence GTGACAACGCCCACGCCCTTGGTGACACCGGCTGACATTTTACGCGCGGCGCATGTGCTGCGCGGTGTGGCTGACAATACGCCCATGGTGCCATCGCCTTATATGCAGACCACCTACGGACAGCCCTTCTGGCTCAAGCTGGAAACCGCTCAGCCCATCGGTGCTTTCAAACTCCGTGGTGCGGTCAATGCTGTCGCGACCCTGCCGGACACGGTAACAGGCGTGACCTGCTGTTCAACTGGCAACCACGGGCGCGGCGTCGCCTGGGCTGCGGCCCGGACAGGGCTGCGCGCGGTGATCTGCATGTCCGCCCTTGTGCCACAGACCAAGATCGACGGCATTCGCGCCCTTGGGGCAGAGGTTCGCATTACCGGCACCTCTCAGGACGATGCGCAGGCGGAATGCCTGCGGCTGGTCGCCCAAGAAGGGCTGGTCGAAATTCCGCCCTTTGACGATCCGAATGTGATCGCAGGACAAGGCACCATCGGCTTCGAGATGCTGCGTCAGGTGCCAGACCTCGAAACCCTGCTGGTTCCTCTTTCTGGCGGTGGTCTGGCGGCGGGGGTTGCCTGTGCCGCCAAGGCGCTGAAACCCGGGATCAGGCTGGTCGGCGTCAGCATGGATCGCGGTGCCGCAATGGAGCAAAGCATTCGTGCCGGGCACCCGGTCGGCGTGACCGAAGTCGCCAGTCTGGCCGACAGCCTGGGAGGCGGCATCGGCGCGGGCAACCGGCTGACCTTGCCGATGTGCCGCGACTTTCTGGACGATGTGGTGCTGGTGTCCGAGGACGAGATTTATCGCGCGCTACAAACCCTGTTTTACGAGGAACGTATAATCGCCGAAGGTGCCAGTGTCGTCGGCATCGCCGCGGTTCAGGCCGGCAAGGTCGCACCGAGTGGCCCGCTCGGGACGATCCTGACGGGGCGCAATCTGGATATGCCGATGCTGTCACGGATCGTGACCGGGCAGGATGTGACCCTGGGTGACGTAACGATAAAAGGAAGCGCCTATGCCGGATGA
- a CDS encoding aldose epimerase family protein codes for MTQDTPIERHVLQDGDVRIAVLSMGCAVQDWQVGDTHVVLGYANPEDYRTNPVAMGTVCGRVVNRIRNARFDIDGTTYRLPANSGPNHIHGGPGGLGLSNWQMDRDGARAVLLRHHSTDLDQGYPGAVDFSVEMRLDGHRLTYIMTGTPSQKTPINLAQHIYFNLMGNGTVRDHVLRIDADTYTPNAADNMPMGRIDPVDGTRYDFRTPKRLEDADQERAGWDGNLLLNQTTQPKAEVTAPNGMRLRLWSQERGLQLYTSNTLGPHGSPLPGPPHAPFAGICLEAQGMPVAFGTDALEQSLCEPGRDYFQKLEIEIAPDA; via the coding sequence ATGACCCAAGACACCCCGATCGAACGCCACGTTCTGCAGGATGGCGATGTGCGTATCGCTGTCCTGTCAATGGGCTGCGCAGTGCAGGATTGGCAGGTCGGCGACACCCATGTCGTACTGGGCTACGCCAACCCCGAGGATTACCGCACCAACCCAGTTGCCATGGGCACAGTCTGCGGGCGCGTCGTGAACCGGATCCGCAACGCCCGGTTTGACATCGACGGAACCACCTACCGACTGCCCGCCAATTCAGGCCCGAACCATATTCACGGCGGCCCCGGTGGGCTGGGCCTGAGCAACTGGCAAATGGACCGGGACGGCGCCCGCGCCGTGCTGCTGCGCCACCACTCGACAGATCTGGATCAGGGATATCCGGGGGCGGTCGATTTCAGCGTCGAAATGCGGCTTGATGGGCACCGTCTGACCTACATTATGACGGGCACGCCGTCGCAAAAGACGCCGATCAACCTGGCCCAGCACATTTATTTCAATCTGATGGGCAACGGCACGGTACGCGATCACGTCCTGCGTATTGACGCCGACACCTACACCCCCAATGCCGCCGACAACATGCCGATGGGCCGGATCGACCCGGTCGATGGCACACGTTATGACTTTCGCACGCCCAAGCGGCTCGAAGATGCCGACCAAGAGCGCGCTGGATGGGACGGCAATCTGCTGCTGAACCAGACGACACAGCCCAAGGCCGAGGTCACCGCCCCCAACGGCATGCGTCTGCGGCTCTGGTCGCAGGAACGTGGTCTTCAGCTCTATACCTCGAACACGCTCGGGCCACATGGCAGCCCGCTGCCCGGCCCCCCACATGCACCGTTTGCCGGGATCTGTCTTGAAGCGCAGGGGATGCCGGTGGCGTTTGGCACCGATGCGCTGGAACAAAGCCTGTGTGAGCCGGGCCGCGATTATTTTCAGAAACTCGAGATCGAGATTGCGCCGGATGCCTGA
- a CDS encoding CynX/NimT family MFS transporter produces MSTTSIFDSRYSWIRLGVTLLIAVMGNVGMWAIIVIMPAVEAEFGAGRAEASLPYTTTMIGFALGNLLIGRAVDCWGMSLSLIGAALLIAASYAAAALSPSIAVLSLVQIAVGFGTASCFGPLIADISQWFMARRGIAVAVAASGNYLSGAIWPALLGWFAADAGWRWIYSALAVLTLLIMLPLALLLRRRVPEDATQAAEAQASTRARATGFTPRQLQVMLGLAGVGCCVAMSMPQVHIVSLCVDMGFGAVAGTEMLSLMLLGGVVSRLISGVMADRLGGVRTLLIGSTLQCLALFLYLPAGGLVSLYMVSLVFGLSQGGIVPSYALIVREYMPAREAGARVGFVLMMTIMGMALGGWMSGVIYDVTGSYEWAFLNGIAWNGLNIAIMIVILLRGQRGQRLNASVA; encoded by the coding sequence ATGAGCACGACATCTATTTTTGACAGCCGCTATTCCTGGATTCGTCTGGGTGTGACCCTGTTGATTGCCGTCATGGGCAATGTCGGCATGTGGGCGATCATCGTCATCATGCCAGCGGTCGAGGCCGAATTTGGTGCAGGCCGGGCCGAGGCGTCGCTGCCCTATACCACTACCATGATCGGCTTTGCGCTGGGCAACCTGCTGATTGGTCGCGCGGTCGACTGCTGGGGCATGAGCCTGTCGTTGATCGGCGCGGCGTTGTTGATCGCGGCCAGCTATGCCGCGGCGGCGCTGAGCCCTTCGATCGCTGTGCTGAGCCTGGTGCAGATTGCCGTCGGATTTGGCACGGCGTCCTGTTTCGGGCCGCTGATTGCCGACATTTCACAGTGGTTCATGGCGCGGCGCGGGATTGCCGTGGCTGTCGCCGCATCGGGGAACTATCTGTCCGGGGCGATCTGGCCGGCGCTGCTGGGCTGGTTTGCGGCAGACGCCGGATGGCGCTGGATCTACTCGGCGCTGGCGGTGCTGACGCTGCTGATCATGCTGCCGCTGGCCCTGCTGCTGCGCCGCCGGGTTCCCGAAGACGCGACGCAGGCCGCCGAGGCCCAAGCCTCGACTCGTGCCCGCGCCACCGGGTTCACACCGCGCCAGTTGCAAGTGATGCTGGGGCTGGCAGGCGTTGGCTGTTGCGTGGCGATGTCGATGCCGCAGGTCCATATCGTCTCGCTCTGCGTTGATATGGGGTTTGGCGCGGTTGCCGGAACCGAGATGCTGTCACTGATGTTGCTGGGCGGCGTGGTGTCGCGACTGATATCGGGTGTGATGGCGGACCGGTTGGGCGGCGTTCGCACGTTGCTGATCGGCTCCACGCTGCAATGTCTGGCGTTGTTTCTTTACCTCCCTGCAGGAGGGTTGGTGTCGCTCTATATGGTCAGCCTGGTGTTTGGGCTGAGCCAGGGCGGAATCGTGCCCTCGTATGCCCTGATCGTGCGGGAATATATGCCCGCCCGCGAGGCCGGCGCCCGCGTCGGATTCGTTTTGATGATGACGATCATGGGCATGGCGCTGGGCGGTTGGATGTCAGGTGTGATCTATGACGTGACCGGTAGCTACGAATGGGCGTTCCTGAACGGCATCGCCTGGAACGGCCTGAATATCGCTATCATGATCGTAATCCTGTTGCGCGGGCAACGGGGGCAACGGCTGAACGCTTCGGTTGCGTGA
- a CDS encoding rhodanese-related sulfurtransferase — protein sequence MFKVAALYHFTRIPDPAAWQAPLHAFCQSQNVTGTLLLAHEGINGTIAGPADGIDAVLTHLRTLPGLEALDWKTSTAQDRPFARLKVRLKREIVTMGQPDVDPLAGTGHYVDPADWNALITAPDVAVIDTRNAYEVSIGTFDGAIDPQTERFRDFPAWWEANKHRFHNKRIAMFCTGGIRCEKSTNYLLGQGVDEVYHLRGGILKYLEEVPQDQSTWQGDCFVFDGRVSVGHGLSEGPHLLCHACRLPILPKDRNRPEYEVGVSCHLCADKTSDADKARFRERQKQIRLAEGRGERHLHADIPDDTR from the coding sequence ATGTTCAAGGTCGCCGCCCTCTATCATTTTACCCGCATCCCGGACCCCGCCGCATGGCAGGCGCCGCTGCACGCGTTCTGCCAGTCGCAGAATGTGACCGGCACGCTGCTGCTGGCGCATGAGGGGATCAACGGAACCATAGCGGGGCCAGCGGACGGAATTGACGCGGTTCTGACGCATCTGCGGACCCTGCCGGGGCTGGAGGCGCTGGACTGGAAAACATCGACCGCGCAGGATCGCCCATTCGCCCGCTTGAAGGTCCGGCTCAAGCGTGAGATCGTGACCATGGGGCAGCCGGATGTCGATCCGCTGGCCGGGACCGGGCATTACGTTGATCCGGCAGACTGGAACGCGCTGATCACCGCACCGGATGTGGCGGTGATCGACACCCGCAACGCCTACGAGGTCAGCATCGGCACGTTTGACGGCGCGATCGACCCACAAACCGAACGGTTTCGGGATTTCCCGGCCTGGTGGGAGGCGAACAAACATCGATTTCACAACAAACGCATCGCGATGTTTTGCACCGGCGGCATTCGCTGCGAAAAATCCACCAACTATCTTCTGGGGCAAGGCGTCGACGAGGTGTACCACCTCAGGGGCGGCATCCTGAAATACCTCGAAGAGGTGCCACAGGATCAGAGCACATGGCAGGGCGATTGCTTTGTCTTTGATGGCCGCGTTTCGGTCGGACATGGCCTAAGCGAGGGGCCGCATCTGCTGTGCCATGCCTGCCGCCTGCCGATCCTACCCAAAGATCGCAACCGCCCCGAATACGAGGTGGGCGTGTCCTGCCACCTGTGCGCTGACAAGACATCCGACGCGGACAAGGCCCGGTTTAGGGAACGGCAAAAACAGATCCGCCTTGCCGAAGGGCGCGGTGAACGGCATCTGCACGCTGATATCCCCGACGATACCCGTTAG